CCTCCTCGGTGACGGCGTCCTCCGCCATCGACTGTGCAAGTGGGAAGGTGAGCTGGAAGGGCACCGGAGTGACCAGGCTGATCCAGAAACCGCTCAACCTGTCCATGGGGAGATTGAGCGGAATGGAATGCACCCGTCGCTTCAACCCACGCACATCGGCGTAGATGCGCAGCAGATCGGCGAATTCGTAGGTCTCACCGCAGCCTATGTCACAGGCTTGATTCACCGGTTTGTCGAGATCCGCAGCGCAGACCAGGTAGTGCAGGGTGTCGCGGATGGCCAGCGGTTCAATCTGATTGGTGATCCACTGCGGTGCAGTCATGATAGGCAGGCGTTCGGTGAGGTGACGGATCATCTCGAAGGAGGCCGAACCGGAACCGATGAGGGTGGCGGCCCGCAGGATCAGTGAGGGGGTGTCGCTGTTGAGCAGGATCTGCGCCACCCGTTCGCGCGAGCGCATGTGTTTGGACAGGTCCTGAAGCGCACGGTCGCGGGGATGCAGACCGGACAGGTAGACCATCTGTTTTACTCCGGCGCGGTCGGCGGCAGCGGCGACGTTCTCCGCGGTGCGGCGCTCCTGCTCCTCGAAATCGATGTCCTTGCCGCCCATGGAGTGCACGAGGTAAAAGGCAACATCGACATCCTTGAAGAGGGCATCCAGATCGGCGGGCTCGGTGAGGTCGGCCTCAACCATCTCCACCTCACTGTGCCAGTCGAATCTTCCGAGGCTCTCCCGGCGGCGGGAGGTGGCGCGGACGGTGAAACCCGCAGCGAGCAGTTCCGTGACGAGACGACCCCCTACATACCCGGTGGCCCCGGTCACCAGAACCCGGCGTCGCGGATGGCGTGCGCTGTAATTCAAAGTGGGCTGGATGTGGCTGTTCATGGGAGCGAGTATAAGGATTTTCGGTGGTTGGGTTCAGGAGATCTTCCTGAGGTGCACTTTTGCGGAGATCTCCCGCGAGCAGCCGGTTTGTAGTACAATTCAAGAAGTATTAACTTTTGAGATAATATAAACAAAAAGAAAGGGAGTTACCCATGCGTCTGTCCAGAAAACTCACCATTGCAGCTCTGCTGTCCGCGCTGTCCATCACCGGGGCCAGCACCGCCCAGGCCCAGGACGTCTTCGACGGTGGCCGCCTTGCCGGCGGTTCATCCCAGATCGCCAACCTCAGCTCCACCCCGGAAAACCAGGCACTGCCGGAGATTGACCAGAAGGTGGATCTCGAGCGCTACCAGGGCAAGTGGTACCAGGTCGCAGCCATCCCGCAGCCCTACAGCCTGCAGTGCTCCAACGACACCACCGCGCAGTACGAAAAGATCGATGAGAACACCATCTCCGTGGCCAACTCCTGTGGCACCCCATTTGGCCCATCCGTCATCGAGGGCAAAGCCACGGTACGTTCCGATGCATCCCTCAAGGTCACCTTCGGCGGCGTGCCCTTCCAGACCGAGGGTGGTGAGCCGAACTACCGCGTGACCTACCTGGAGGACGACTACTCACTGGCTATCGTGGGCAGCCCCAACCGCCTGTCCGGTTTCGTCCTGTCCCGCACCCCGGACCTGAGCCCCGAGGACTGGACCAAGGTCCGCAACATCACGGAGGACCGTGGCTGGTGGTCATGTGCCTTCGTGACCGTGCCAGCAGCAGGCGGCAAGACCGACGTCTCGCCACTCTGCACCCTGTAGAAAACACCGGGAAACGCAACAGTCCCCAGGGAGGGAACATGATCCCCCTGGGGACTGAAAAGTTTGTACCACTAGCCGGAATTGACATCCTGACCGGCTGAGGGTGCAGCAGCGCGCGAACCGGCATCCCCCTCCGCCCAGGCGGCGTTGGAGAGGGAAAGTTCGTTGGCCATATCCTCCAGGAACCGGATAACCACCTCGCGCTCGTCACTGGTGAGCCGCTTGGCGGATTCAA
This is a stretch of genomic DNA from Corynebacterium vitaeruminis DSM 20294. It encodes these proteins:
- a CDS encoding SDR family oxidoreductase, with amino-acid sequence MNSHIQPTLNYSARHPRRRVLVTGATGYVGGRLVTELLAAGFTVRATSRRRESLGRFDWHSEVEMVEADLTEPADLDALFKDVDVAFYLVHSMGGKDIDFEEQERRTAENVAAAADRAGVKQMVYLSGLHPRDRALQDLSKHMRSRERVAQILLNSDTPSLILRAATLIGSGSASFEMIRHLTERLPIMTAPQWITNQIEPLAIRDTLHYLVCAADLDKPVNQACDIGCGETYEFADLLRIYADVRGLKRRVHSIPLNLPMDRLSGFWISLVTPVPFQLTFPLAQSMAEDAVTEEDSIKDIIPDPPGGLIDYRRAVELALAAESDRGVPTSWDRSWTRFGDTEEEGVPAWASHPTDPEWAGKTLYQDVRTETTDLTAAQVWPIIEGLGGPNGWYSAPLLWRLRGIADRLIGGPGLGGRRDPRTLKAGDRLDWWRVTEVSPPNRLVLTAEMKVDGNAWLVFEVEDNEGGGSTYTQRALFEPKGLQGYLYWWVVSPFHSVIFPFMRRNILKAARDGVDSVI
- a CDS encoding lipocalin family protein: MRLSRKLTIAALLSALSITGASTAQAQDVFDGGRLAGGSSQIANLSSTPENQALPEIDQKVDLERYQGKWYQVAAIPQPYSLQCSNDTTAQYEKIDENTISVANSCGTPFGPSVIEGKATVRSDASLKVTFGGVPFQTEGGEPNYRVTYLEDDYSLAIVGSPNRLSGFVLSRTPDLSPEDWTKVRNITEDRGWWSCAFVTVPAAGGKTDVSPLCTL